From Streptomonospora salina, the proteins below share one genomic window:
- a CDS encoding aldo/keto reductase: protein MQYMTFGRRTGLRVSEFALGTANFGHAWGGGTERSQAQAIFERFAGAGGTFIDTADCYNYTEAESMVGDFLRADRDHFVVSSKFAYGACEHPRISDTGNSRKSMVRAVEASLRRLGTDYLDLYWVHFADPLTPIDEVMASLDLLVRSGKVLYTGLSNFPAWRVSRGATLADVRGWTPLVGIQLEYSLVERTAEREALPMSEALGLGVAVWSPLGGGLLTGKYRSGTSGRLTEWKRAVQVEDTPQKTKVLDAVLSVAGQVGESPASVAMAWLRHRQAASTTSVIPIVGPRDLAQLDSYLGTLELVLDPVHLAQLDESSTPELGVPHDISAGVLGRVVGGDPGNTVFPAVPVE from the coding sequence ATGCAGTACATGACGTTCGGGCGGCGGACCGGCCTGCGGGTATCGGAGTTCGCCCTCGGTACAGCCAATTTCGGGCACGCGTGGGGAGGAGGCACCGAACGCTCGCAGGCGCAGGCGATCTTCGAGCGCTTCGCCGGCGCCGGAGGCACCTTCATCGACACCGCCGACTGCTACAACTACACGGAGGCGGAGAGCATGGTCGGCGACTTCCTCCGCGCCGACCGCGACCATTTCGTGGTCTCGTCCAAGTTCGCCTACGGCGCCTGTGAGCATCCGCGTATCTCCGACACCGGTAACAGCCGTAAGAGCATGGTGCGAGCGGTCGAGGCCAGCCTTCGCCGGCTTGGCACCGACTATCTCGATCTCTACTGGGTGCACTTCGCCGATCCCCTCACCCCGATCGACGAAGTGATGGCGTCGCTGGATCTCCTCGTCCGCAGTGGCAAAGTGCTGTACACCGGGCTGTCGAACTTCCCCGCGTGGCGCGTCTCCAGGGGCGCCACCCTGGCCGACGTACGCGGGTGGACACCGCTTGTAGGCATCCAGCTCGAGTACAGCCTCGTGGAGCGCACTGCGGAACGAGAGGCCCTCCCGATGTCGGAGGCGCTCGGTCTGGGCGTCGCTGTGTGGTCGCCCCTGGGGGGCGGCCTGCTCACCGGCAAGTACCGGAGCGGGACGAGTGGTCGGCTGACGGAATGGAAGCGAGCCGTCCAGGTGGAGGACACGCCGCAGAAGACCAAGGTGCTCGACGCCGTCCTCTCGGTGGCTGGACAGGTCGGAGAATCTCCGGCGAGCGTCGCCATGGCGTGGCTGCGTCACCGGCAGGCCGCCTCGACCACCTCCGTCATCCCGATCGTTGGCCCCCGCGACCTGGCTCAGCTCGACAGCTACCTCGGAACACTGGAGTTGGTGCTGGACCCTGTACATCTCGCGCAACTCGACGAGTCGAGCACGCCCGAACTCGGAGTTCCACACGACATCAGCGCCGGCGTTCTCGGCAGAGTCGTCGGCGGTGATCCCGGCAACACCGTATTTCCTGCAGTTCCTGTGGAGTGA
- a CDS encoding lipocalin-like domain-containing protein: MDELVGAWRLVSFRTTDAGGGTDPLGASPSGLLVYAATGHVAVNMMRTDKEGGTRYMSYAGTWRREQERVVHTISVAPDRRWIGLDQVRDVELVGDRLLLSGRGPSTHAERSTLEWQRITS, encoded by the coding sequence ATGGATGAATTGGTCGGCGCGTGGCGACTCGTGTCGTTCCGCACCACAGATGCGGGCGGAGGCACCGACCCGCTCGGTGCCTCCCCCAGCGGGCTCCTCGTCTACGCCGCGACCGGGCATGTCGCGGTGAACATGATGCGCACAGACAAGGAGGGCGGCACCCGATACATGAGCTACGCCGGGACATGGCGGCGCGAGCAGGAGCGAGTGGTGCACACGATTTCCGTCGCACCGGACCGCCGGTGGATCGGGTTGGATCAGGTGCGCGACGTGGAACTCGTCGGTGACCGCCTCCTCCTGTCGGGTCGCGGCCCGAGTACACATGCCGAGCGCAGCACATTGGAATGGCAGCGCATCACCTCGTGA
- a CDS encoding FAD-binding oxidoreductase — protein MGSGQQSPTSASATLGEVRGPVLYPSHDAYEQERIAFQTAFPHEPALIVGAEDADDVCAAVAHAAATGLSVAVQATGHGVTLPQQGGVLVSTHRMAGVHIDPERQEARIAAGVRWYQVIAAAAPYGLAPLSGSSPDVGAVGYILGGGLGLLGREFGFAADHVRSLDVVTSDARLRTVTATSEPELFWAFRGGKDHLGIVTAMTIRLFPVDRVYGGGLFFDVAQAREVLAEFRGLTTRAPETLNASLGMLRCPPLPQVPGALRNRHVLHLRFASTSTSEAAAELIAPFRRIEPVVLGEIRDMPYSESGTIYNDPRAPHAYQGSNVLLADFPPEAAEITRRVCGPAAPVPVVLDIRHLGGALSRPPAQPNAVGHRDAQYIVRILSPLGNVEVNDVRRVHHRIMNGLAEWAVGRSANFVYGAVGDGQFEAFHEKPTLMRLRALKEKWDPQDVFGCIPLA, from the coding sequence TTGGGCAGCGGACAGCAATCTCCGACATCGGCTTCCGCGACGCTGGGCGAGGTCCGAGGCCCAGTCCTGTACCCGTCTCATGACGCGTACGAGCAGGAACGCATCGCGTTTCAAACCGCTTTTCCCCACGAGCCCGCGCTGATCGTCGGGGCGGAGGACGCCGATGACGTGTGTGCGGCCGTCGCCCACGCGGCAGCGACCGGGCTCTCCGTTGCTGTGCAGGCCACCGGCCACGGGGTGACTCTCCCCCAGCAGGGTGGAGTACTGGTCAGCACACACCGGATGGCCGGCGTGCACATCGACCCGGAGCGGCAGGAAGCACGGATCGCGGCCGGCGTGCGGTGGTACCAGGTCATCGCGGCGGCCGCTCCGTACGGGCTCGCCCCACTGAGCGGATCATCACCTGACGTGGGCGCCGTCGGCTACATCCTGGGGGGCGGTCTTGGCCTGCTGGGCCGCGAGTTCGGTTTCGCGGCCGACCACGTCCGCTCGCTCGATGTGGTGACCAGCGACGCACGGCTGCGCACCGTGACCGCAACGAGCGAGCCGGAGCTGTTCTGGGCATTCCGTGGGGGCAAAGATCACCTCGGTATCGTCACAGCCATGACCATCCGGCTGTTCCCGGTCGACCGGGTCTATGGCGGCGGACTGTTCTTCGACGTGGCACAGGCCCGCGAGGTCCTCGCCGAGTTCCGGGGCCTGACCACTCGCGCACCGGAGACCCTGAACGCTTCCCTCGGTATGCTGCGTTGCCCGCCGTTGCCGCAGGTGCCAGGTGCGCTGCGTAACAGGCATGTGCTGCATCTCCGGTTCGCCAGCACAAGTACGTCCGAGGCGGCCGCGGAACTGATCGCTCCGTTCCGGCGGATCGAGCCAGTTGTCCTGGGCGAGATCCGCGACATGCCCTACTCCGAATCGGGGACGATCTACAACGACCCTCGGGCACCGCACGCCTACCAGGGCAGCAACGTCCTGCTGGCCGACTTCCCTCCGGAGGCAGCCGAGATAACCCGGAGGGTGTGCGGTCCGGCCGCGCCGGTCCCGGTCGTCCTGGACATCCGCCATCTCGGTGGTGCTCTGTCCCGTCCTCCTGCTCAGCCGAACGCAGTCGGACACCGCGACGCGCAATACATCGTTCGGATCCTCTCTCCACTCGGGAATGTCGAGGTCAACGACGTTCGGCGCGTGCACCATCGGATCATGAACGGGCTGGCGGAGTGGGCCGTCGGCCGTTCCGCCAATTTTGTTTACGGGGCCGTGGGCGACGGGCAGTTCGAGGCTTTCCATGAAAAGCCAACCCTGATGCGGCTGCGGGCGTTGAAGGAGAAGTGGGACCCGCAGGATGTGTTCGGCTGCATACCCCTGGCATGA
- a CDS encoding pentapeptide repeat-containing protein yields the protein MSAETSTAPSAWRTFLRWLLDFLLQLLHALARDTPPFTARTTTTTRKQRPRSRWWMLHAALTRAHWPFAVRPFGAPFADLAGTNLRGIHVNDAKLAWVDLNGALLIGARLENADLRQARLTSANLRRAHLNGANLNGARLVGADMSVALLVEAHLEGTDLQSSSLDYTSLRGAHMAGAKLDGARLVGADLSDADLTGTDLRISHSPYLHMTKTLWSTSTRWPSDQFESAIRKESNPLDSKGIYWQVR from the coding sequence ATGTCCGCTGAAACCTCGACTGCCCCCTCCGCCTGGCGGACGTTCCTGCGATGGCTCCTTGACTTCCTGCTCCAACTTCTGCATGCCCTGGCTCGCGACACACCACCGTTCACGGCCCGGACCACAACCACGACCAGGAAGCAGCGCCCGCGCTCGAGGTGGTGGATGCTGCACGCCGCACTGACGCGCGCTCACTGGCCCTTTGCTGTACGCCCTTTTGGCGCCCCCTTCGCAGATCTGGCAGGCACGAACCTGCGGGGCATACATGTGAACGACGCAAAACTGGCCTGGGTGGACCTAAATGGTGCGCTCCTGATCGGAGCGCGCTTGGAAAATGCGGATCTGCGGCAAGCCCGTTTGACCAGCGCCAACCTCCGCAGAGCCCACCTGAACGGCGCGAATCTAAACGGTGCACGCTTGGTGGGAGCCGACATGAGCGTTGCACTTCTCGTAGAAGCGCACCTGGAAGGAACCGATCTACAGTCGTCCAGTTTGGATTACACGTCTCTTCGCGGAGCGCATATGGCAGGCGCCAAATTAGATGGTGCACGCTTGGTGGGTGCGGATCTGAGCGACGCAGATTTGACCGGAACAGACCTACGCATATCACATTCGCCTTACTTGCACATGACGAAAACTCTGTGGAGTACTTCCACTCGCTGGCCGTCGGATCAATTCGAGTCGGCAATCAGAAAGGAGTCGAATCCACTTGACTCGAAAGGAATATACTGGCAGGTCCGATAG